The Sesamum indicum cultivar Zhongzhi No. 13 linkage group LG2, S_indicum_v1.0, whole genome shotgun sequence genome contains a region encoding:
- the LOC105177493 gene encoding uncharacterized protein LOC105177493: MLNYVFWAFRPCIEGYCYCRDVISIDGTHLYTKYKHKMLVAVTLDANQQVLPLAFALVDEESLESWRWFLRILSKYLLPLEDDRVCLISDRHAGLINAINYVPAFKFPRGVHRFCLRHVCSNFNTKFKNIQLKDLCWRAGAEDNPRKFDRIMEEMKSLNEEAYNWLGRTDKDQWTLAHDGGWRTGILITNMSECINGVLKGARHLPIVAIVQITLSRSVQYFLQRSTRCNRMINANQQWADFAFKLFEARQVEAIRHIVQKFDYTQQSASVVTLSLIGQRSRTYVVKLKHRMCSCSKWGANGIPCSHAIQACRHFGVNASNFIPHYYNVQSYKKTYQGRFEPVYGEEYWNPVDFELVHNPALQARRGLGRQVSTRIPNEMDRPQVRARQQYQARQAHG, encoded by the coding sequence ATGTTGAATTATGTTTTCTGGGCATTCAGACCATGCATTGAGGGATATTGTTATTGCCGTGACGTTATAAGTATAGATGGAACACATTTGTACACGAAGTACAAGCATAAAATGCTGGTAGCAGTAACTTTAGATGCAAATCAACAGGTGTTGCCGTTAGCGTTTGCACTCGTGGACGAAGAGTCGCTTGAGTCATGGCGTTGGTTCCTCCGAATTCTTTCCAAATATTTGTTGCCGTTAGAGGATGATCGAGTCTGTTTGATATCAGACAGGCATGCTGGCTTGATCAATGCTATAAATTATGTACCGGCGTTCAAATTTCCTCGTGGAGTACATCGATTTTGTTTACGGCATGTGTGCTCGAATTTTAACACCAAATTCAAGAACATCCAATTGAAGGATTTGTGCTGGAGAGCAGGGGCTGAAGACAACCCTCGAAAATTTGATAGAATAATGGAAGAGATGAAATCATTGAACGAAGAAGCATACAACTGGTTGGGGAGAACTGACAAGGATCAATGGACGTTGGCGCATGATGGTGGTTGGAGAACGGGTATCCTAATTACAAACATGTCTGAGTGCATAAATGGAGTATTAAAAGGTGCGAGACACTTACCAATTGTGGCTATTGTGCAAATAACGTTATCCCGCTCTGTGCAGTATTTCTTGCAGCGCTCTACACGGTGTAATCGTATGATCAATGCAAATCAACAATGGGCTGATTTTGCGTTCAAGTTGTTTGAAGCGCGACAGGTAGAGGCAATACGTCACATTGTTCAGAAATTTGACTATACCCAACAATCTGCCTCAGTGGTAACTTTGAGCTTGATCGGGCAGCGCTCCCGTACTTATGTTGTCAAATTGAAGCATCGTATGTGTTCTTGTAGCAAGTGGGGTGCAAATGGAATTCCATGTTCACATGCCATTCAGGCATGCCGACATTTTGGGGTTAATGCGTCAAATTTTATTCCTCACTATTACAATGTACAATCATACAAGAAGACATATCAAGGGAGGTTTGAGCCTGTGTACGGTGAAGAATATTGGAATCCGGTGGATTTTGAGCTTGTGCATAATCCCGCGTTGCAAGCTCGTCGAGGCCTGGGTAGACAAGTATCTACTAGAATACCGAATGAAATGGATAGACCACAAGTACGTGCTCGCCAACAATATCAGGCTCGTCAAGCTCATGGATGA